The genomic segment TTGGATTTGACTTTGACAGGTCGGCCCTGGGCGTTGAAACCAGCACCGAGTTGATCCGAATCAATTTCCATCATGTCGCCCACGACAGGTCCGCCGAGGTCTTCCGCAGCTAGTTGACCTCCCAGGTGACCGTCAATGAAGTTTCTCAAAGCTTTGAGTAGCTTGGTTGTCTCCTTGTCGTAACGCTTCTTCTTTTGCCTCAGTTCGTCCAGTCTTTTCTTGGCTGCCTGTTCGGGCGTCAATTCCATCCTAGATTCGGCCTCGTCTTTGAGAAACAGAACTCGCTTCTCCAAACTCTGCTGGAGGGTTTTCTGGTCAGACAAATTCGCCTGCTCAACTTCGAGCCTGCGTTTGGTCTGATCGAAAGTGGCTCCTTGACTCGTCAGATAGTCTTGGGACTCAACAACGGTCTGATGAGTCGTTCGCAGGGCAAGTAGCGCGGGTAGAACGGATTCCGAGAAAGGTACGAAGGGAGGCGTGCTGGCAACTTGCTCGAAAGCGCCTCTCATGACTTCATAAGGTTCTTGTCCTGGTCCAGGAACATTCTGGCTTGAGTTGGCATTTCGTTGAAGCTGTTCACgtattaacttatagaaCTCAACGAGCATAAATTAGGATGCATACTGCGGCAAGCTCTTCCCGGTATTGCTCAATCTTCTCTTGGAGTTCTCGCAAGCTCTGATCCAGGCTCAAGGTGTACCTATCGCTGACGGGACGGGGTGTTTCGTCCATGCTGTGCTGAAAGCGGTCGCTCAAAGTGAGAGGCTGCTGTGTGTTGTTGTATGTCCCTGATACAGGCCAAACAATCCGGTATTTTGGCGACACGGTGCAAATATCAGATAGAATGGCGCACGCGACCTCGAGAGGGTTTCCCGGAGGAAACGAAACACTTCAAGCAACGGTAGCACGCGCAGGTCTTCAATCCGTCCTAAGCTCACGGCCCGTCGGAGCAATGGGCACGTCCAATGGTGTCGAGCGTCTGATTCGATCCTTGTCAGAATAATTAAGGCGACTTCGGGCGCTAGATCGTCTCTGCTTGTTTCATACGAGGTGTCACTGTGTGTCGGGTGCTATCAAGATTTCCGGGGGCGCAGACAGTCCGCGACTTGCACAGATGATGGCTCTGTCTTGGCTGTCAAGCAGTCTGGCGCGCTGTCAATCGCGATTCCTGACTCGGTGGACTGGATTAAAGAAGGAATTGTTTTAGTCGTCGGTAGGGCTGTGGCTGCTCATAACGATGACACTGGCAGCGACGAGGAAACTTGTTGAAAAGCAATCGATGCCTATCTCTCTCACATTGGCGAGACGTGTCGTGACGTTGTGCCGGTTCGCTTTGTGTACTCTGTAATACCCCGTACGGAGTATGGTGTGCAGGAGGTGTGTTGGTGCCGATGGGAGCATCCCCTTGCATTGGAAACAATGCAGAGCACCGCGTTGGAGGCAGGGTCGGTCGCAAGGCGCAAGGCGCAGCTTCCATTTCCCTCCCGCACCTTTTTCCTTTGGTCAATTAGTCTGCGGGAGATGTGCGGAGGAAATGCACACGAAATAGCAAACACTGTGCGGCTCGCTGCATGGATCTGCCCAATGAAACATCCAATCCCCAGCATAGGCACATAGGTGGGAAGGCACacaggtatccgtacggcaTCAGAGTACCAGAAGGACCAGCTGGTTGCGCACCTCACGCTGCGGAAGGTACGTTAGGCACCTCCGGAGCGGGGGCCACCTTCTCCCCCATGTTGCTTAATCTGCCGGAAAGGTATCGTCTCTCACTGTGTGGATACCTCTCTTTTTCTGGTGCAGAGTGGAGACTTGTCGAGGCCAGGCCGCAAATGAGGCAAAGGCACTGGCTGCGTCAATGTAGAGGCCGTGCATCGAATTCAGACACTGTACTGGCCCTTGCCCCTAGGCGGGCACCGATGGGCTCCTGGCATTGGCGCCGCGCTGGCACTTGCGCTGCTTGTTCTGAGGAGAAAGCGTGAGAATATCTTGCCTTCCCATCCCGTTTCTCAAACCTCTTCGAGACATCCGGAGCCCCCTTCCAACCCATCTGTTTGCCCTGCACGGTTTTCTCTCCCCATCTCTTTTAATCACCGACTCGCCTCTTCGTCTCTCTCCTCGTTTGTCGAAAGCTTTTGGTGGGTTGTGTTTTTCCAACGGCGCAGCGCATCGGTCCCCCACAGTTTCGCTTCCCTCTCACGTGTCGCTTCCAAAAGCTATCCAGGTCCGACTACTCTGGCTTGACGGTCGGCGCGTTGCCATCATCGTTTCGTTGCTTAACAGCTCGACAAGCTTCAAGGAGACAAGGAACCTCACGCAAAGAAACATCAAAGCTCTGCTTGCAGACTTGATACCACGTCGCGATACATCGCAGCTTGGACTGTTCGGAAGAAAGGTTTGAGCTTCTGCATCCGAATCGCCTCCCAGATACAACCTTTGTCAATCATCAGCTCCTTCCCTCCCACCTTCTCTACCTCTTTTCCATCATCCACCTTCTTCCTGCCCGTCCGCTGCCTCATCGCCCAGCCTCGCCTTCCCTCCGCTTGACCTGAGTATCTTTGCGATTCTCACGATTTCGGAAGTCACCTCGAACCTGATAGGATAGGAGTCATCCTGAACCCACATCCCGATCTTTCAACTTCACGATCTCTGTCTACCCTACGACCTTTATCCTGCACGATCAAAGCCACTTCACCGAAGAGACATTCTCTGAACCCGATCCCGACTACGCCACTACACCAGCCCGTTTTCCTTTGAAAACCGTTGTGGTGTAGATAGTCGAATACAAACAAGCTCTTCTTGAACATACACGGAATTGCGAAAACTTGTGTGAGACATTAACAACTAGCCCATCATGTCCGCGTCGCCCACCCAACCCGCCAACTCGGCCAAGCGCCCCCTCGAGGAGACCTCGTCCCCTTCGCGTAGCAACGACCAGCCCGACGCGAAGCGCCCAGCCTTGGACAAAATACTGAAGAGTGATGAGGAGGTTGAGATGGCGCAGCCACTCGACGCAACTACCATCCCATCCACGGATGTGAACGGTGCCGACAAGACCAACGGCGCTGATACAAAGTCTGAGACTGGCGCCGAAGGTTCCGAGACGAAGCCTATCCAGAGCTCCGTTGCCGGCTCCGTTCCCGCGACCTCCACGCCCTCGGCAAGTCACGATGAGAGAGATTGGATTCACATTCGCGCTGTCATTTCCAGCCCGGAAGCTGCCACCGTCATTGGAAAGGGTGGAGAAAATGTGTCAAACATTCGCAAGATGTCGGGTGCCAAGTGCACCGTCAGCGATTACCAAAAGGGGGCCGTTGAGCGCATCTTAACCGTTAGCGGCGTTGTCGATGCTGCTGCAAAGGTTTGTAACTGAATCGCTCTTGCCCAGAGGAGTCGTAGCTAACCCAGTCGAATAGGCCTTCGGTCTCATCATTCGGACTCTCAACAATGAGCCTCTGGCCGAGCCATCCAGTGCCCAGTCAAAGACGTACCCTCTGCGCCTGCTCATCCCTCACATCTTGATCGGTTCCATCATCGGAAAGGGCGGCGCTCGTATCCGCGAGATCCAGGAGGCTTCCGGTGCAAGGCTTAACGCGTCCGACTCCTGCCTGCCTCTGTCGACCGAGCGTTCGCTGGTGGTTATGGGTGTTGCTGACGCGGTTCACATCGCTACATACTACGTCGGCAGCACCCTGCTAGAGCAGCTGAATGACCGGTTCGGTGGACCTGCTGCCTCC from the Colletotrichum lupini chromosome 3, complete sequence genome contains:
- a CDS encoding KH domain-containing protein; the protein is MGSWHWRRAGTCAACSEEKAPLPTHLFALHGFLSPSLLITDSPLRLSPRLSKAFGGLCFSNGAAHRSPTVSLPSHVSLPKAIQVRLLWLDGRRVAIIVSLLNSSTSFKETRNLTQRNIKALLADLIPRRDTSQLGLSFPPTFSTSFPSSTFFLPDRSHPEPTSRSFNFTISVYPTTFILHDQSHFTEETFSEPDPDYATTPARFPLKTVVPIMSASPTQPANSAKRPLEETSSPSRSNDQPDAKRPALDKILKSDEEVEMAQPLDATTIPSTDVNGADKTNGADTKSETGAEGSETKPIQSSVAGSVPATSTPSASHDERDWIHIRAVISSPEAATVIGKGGENVSNIRKMSGAKCTVSDYQKGAVERILTVSGVVDAAAKAFGLIIRTLNNEPLAEPSSAQSKTYPLRLLIPHILIGSIIGKGGARIREIQEASGARLNASDSCLPLSTERSLVVMGVADAVHIATYYVGSTLLEQLNDRFGGPAASAYATRSGGPAGVVPGGMQVVPYSPQPTTGNYGNRDNYNRRHDARAQHHGLPAAPYGAQPYPHQAAQPNPAMPIHYGAAQAGGYGAAAPMQPHAGAAMPQPHGAHPAQPVHGGAMPGAPLTQQIYIPNDMVGAIIGKGGQKINEIRQISGSVIKINEPQDNSNERLVTITGTEECNRMALYMLYSRLVRQTKISGGMAQFLFFRETSSPCLGDIGLVSSDIYAARPRLHLERGTGLDQLRQIKAHLDFLPTLITITVARPIEYRDPFPNIVLINSTTYIRALCPTTFSLPAFGLASDEGGSDEVCWLGLRRIHNSEFMRWTNPASDQK